GCACAATTATCACTTGTCTTCATGGTCGCTGTACCAATCTTAGTGTTATCGCTAGCCCTTATCATTTCTACAGCCTTTCCTCGCTTTAGAAAATTACAACAAGCAACAGACGGCATTAACCGTACACTACAAGAAAACTTTATCGGAATTCGCGTTGTAAAATCATTCGTACGTGAAACATTTGAGAAGAAAAAATTCGGTAAAGAAAACTCTACATTTAGAGAACGTGCCTTACATGCGATGTATGTCGTAATGTGGAATAACCCAATCATGCAGTTAACGATTTATGCGGTAACAATTGCTGTGATGTGGTTTGGGGGTGGTCTTGTTATCAGTGGAACGATGACAACAGGAGACCTTATCAGTTTCATTTCTTATATCACACAAATCTTGATGTCCCTCATGATGATTTCATTCGTGTTCGTGATGTTGACAATGACAAAAGCTTCTATGGATCGTATCTTCGAAGTATTGGATACAAACATCGATGTGGAAGAACCAGAATACCCAATTACGGTTGATAAAGTTTATGGTGAAGTGGAGTTCGACCATGTTCATTTCTCATATGGAAAACAACAAGATGAAGAAGTGTTAAGCAACATCAACTTCAAGATTAAACCAGGTGAAGTATTTGGAATTATCGGGCCAACCGGTTCTGGAAAATCTTCTCTTGTACAGTTGATTCCTCGACTCTATGACACTACAGCAGGGACTGTTCGCGTGGGCGGACATGATGTTCGCGAGTATCGTTTTGCAGACCTTCGTCAAAACGTATCTATGGTATTACAAAAGAATACGTTATTCTCTGGAACGATTCGTGAGAACCTCTTATGGGGAAATCCGGACGCCACAGAAGAAGAGATGATTCAAGCGGCCAAACATGCACAAGCACATGACTTCATTATGGAAATGCCAGATGGATACGATACTCGTGTAGAACAAGGTGGTTCAAACTTCTCAGGAGGACAAAAACAACGTCTAACAATTGCTCGAGCAATGCTACGTAAACCAGCCGTGTTAATCTTAGACGATTCAACATCAGCGGTTGATACAGCGACTGACTCGAAAATCCGTGAAGCGTTCTTCAACCATTTACCAGATACAACGGTCATCATTATTGCCCAACGTATTTCATCTATTCAAGGAGCAGACAATATTCTTGTGTTAGATGATGGTAAAGTAAACGGACTAGGAACTCACGAAGAGTTAATGGAAACAAACGACTTGTATCGTGATATTTATGAAACCCAAATGAAAGGAGCCAAAGGAGATGAGTAAAATTAAAGGACCAAAACGTCCAGAAAACATGAAGCAAACTTTGGCAGACTTATGGGGGTATTTATGGAAGAGTAAGATGACTCTTGCAGTTGTTGTAGTCTGCTTAATCATTTCAAGTGCTTCTGGAATTATCGGAACGTATGCGATTCGTCCATTAATCAATGATTTTATTGAAACAGGGGATTTAGCAGGATTGGCGAAAATGCTTGGTTTTATCGCGATTGTTTATATGCTTGGAGCAACAGCCAGCTACTTCTCTGCGCGTTTAATGGTCACAGTTGGACAAAATACTATCGAGAAAATGCGTTCAGATTTATTCAATCATATTCAAGGATTGCCAATTCGTTTCTTTGATACGAATAAGCATGGGGACTTAATGTCTCGTTTTACAAACGACTTTGAAAATATTCAAAACGCTTTTAACAACAGTATGTTAATGATTATCAGTTCAACGCTTCAATTAGTATTGACGTTTGTGATGATGGTCATCCTTTCACCAATCTTAACAGTGCTTCTGATTGCGATGGTATTCTTGATGTTCCAAATTGTGAAACAACTAGGGGCGAAGTCAGGAAAACAATTCGCTGCGCAACAAGCGATTCTTGGACAAGTGAATGGATTCGTGGAAGAGCATATTGAAGGGCAAAAAGTCGTTAAAGTATTTAACCACGAGCATAAAGTGCTTGATGAATTCAATAAACTCAACATTGAACTTCAAGAAGCTGCCAATAACGCACAATTCTATTCAAGTATCATGTTCCCAATCTTAGGGAACATCAGTTATGTGAACTATGCGATTACTGCAGCAGTTGGGGGATACTTAGTGATTATTAACGCGATGGATATTGGAGGACTTGCCTCATTCCTACAATTCTCAAGAACTTTCGCACAACCACTTGGTCAAATGTCTCAACAAATGAACGTACTTCTTAGTGCGATGGCGGGGGCAGAACGTATCTTTGCCATCCTTCGTGAAGAACCTGAACTCGACGAAGGAACGGTTACTCTGGACCAACGCGATCCAAATCAATGGTACTGGGTGGATGGCGACAAACGTATTCCGGTTGTCGGAAATATTCAACTACACAATGTTGACTTTGGATATGTGCCAGGTGTGCGTATCTTAAAAGATATCAATGTTTGGGCTGAACCAGGATTAAAGGTAGCCTTTGTAGGGGCGACTGGTGCTGGTAAAACAACGATTACGAACTTAATCAACCGTTTCTATGAGATTGATTCTGGTGTGATTACTTTTGATGAGATTCCAGTAACAAAGATTAAGAAAGATGACTTACGTAAGACAATTTCGATTGTATTGCAAGACACGCATTTATTTACTGGAACAATTGCGGATAATATTCGCTATGGTAATTTAGATGCAACTGATGATGAAGTCATTAAAGCGGCGAAATTAGCCAATGCCCACAGCTTTATCAAACGTCTGCCTCAAGGATATCAAACAGAAATTACAGGGGATGGCGAAGGCTTGTCTCAAGGTCAACGTCAATTACTTGCGATTGCACGTGCTGCCGTTGCTAACCCTAAAGTATTGATTCTAGATGAAGCAACAAGCTCAATCGATAGCCATACTGAAGCGCTAATTTCACGTGGTATGGACCAATTGATGGAAGGGCGCACATCATTTGTAATTGCGCACCGTTTATCTACGATTCGTAATGCCGATGTGATTATGGTAATGGATCATGGTGAAATTATCGAACGCGGAGACCATGAAAGTTTAATGGAAAAACATGGTGTTTACTACAAACTCTATACAGGTCAAATTGAATTGGATTAATTTGATTCAGAAAATATTTTGTAAAAAGCCTTTAATCTTAGGATTAAAGGCTTTTTATAAGCGTTAATATCCGAAAAACAATTCAAACAAAATTCATACAAAAATAATAAGTATTGAACTTTATGAAGAAAAGATGTATAATTATTGTGATGAATTTTAAGGAGCTGATTTGCGTTGAAAAAAATGAAATTTTTATTCATTGTTGCACTGTTGTTAGGCTGGTTTGGATATTTCACGAACAATGTTTTTGCAGAAGAAATTCAAAAAGTAAACTTCTCGAATCTTACAGAGATTCAAAAAGCAAATATCCAAAAAGGCGAGTATACGGAGTTAGGAAACCAGGATCGTATTTTGCTTGTTTATGCATATGATAAAGGGGCTTGTCAATTACCTGCAACATTACCAAATACAGGAACGAATTCTAATATCATTTTTATGACTTTAGGGGTGCTCGTGTTGACTAGTGCAGGATATTTTGTGTTTTCTAATAAAAAACATAAAAATATAGTATTAACAATCGGATTAGTATTATCTGGAGCTTTGGCTACAAGCGCAACTATTTCTGCATCAGAATTTACGCAGGAAGAAAGTTGTTATAAATATATTGGTTATATTAGAGAGAACGTATTAGTCGAAGCAACAACAGAAACTGCATCCTCAGAATCAGATGAAGAAGTTACTGTTGAAACAACAACTGCAGAAACAACAACTGCAGAAACAACAACTGCAGAAACAACAACTGCAGAAACAACTACTACAGTACAAACTACTGAGGCTCCAACAACAGAAGCACCAACGACTGCTTCTCCTGTAGCTGAAGATCCTTCAACTGAGACAACAACAAGTATTACACCTAGACCATTCCCGCCAGGTAGAGGTTCTAGACCACCACAATAATTCATTTAAGACATCGCCGCAATGAGGCGGTGTTTTTTTGTTAGAGGCTTTCAGTAGTTTGAAACGAAAAAATTTTAGTGGAAAAGTTGGGTTGGAAGATTTAGTTGTACATCTAGTTAAAACTTGTTTAAATAACTATTCTTTATTTTATTTTATATGCTATAATTGCTTTTGTTAGAAAGGATGAGTTTATTTCATGATTACATTAAAATCAAAACGCGAAATTGATGCAATGGAAGAATCTGGAGCGCTTTTAGCTTCAATTCATGTTCAACTTCGTGATTTTATTAAACCTGGTGTCACTACTTGGGATATCGATCAATTTGTCCAAAGAAAAATTGAAGAAGCAGGAGGATCTGCTCCTCAAATTGGCTATGAAGGGTATAAATACGCAACGTGTCAAAGTATCAATGATGAGATTTGTCACGGTTTTCCACGTCGCAAGCCATTAAAATCAGGCGACTTAGTAAAAGTAGACTTCTGTGTAGAGTTAAAAGGAGCCCTATCAGATTCATGCTGGAGCTATATTGTTGGCGAAAGTACTCCAGAAATTGACCACTTATATGAAGTGACAAAGAAAGCTCTATACTTAGGAATTCAACAAGCAAAAGTTGGAAATCGTATTGGAGATATTGGACACGCAATCCAAACTTATGTAGAAAGTGAAGGATTATCTGTTGTTCGTGATTTTATCGGACATGGAATTGGGCCAACGATTCACGAAAGCCCAGCAGTACCTCACTACGGTGAACCAGGAAAAGGTCTTCGCTTAAAAGAAGGAATGGTTATTACCATTGAACCAATGGTGAATACTGGAACTTGGAAAGCGGAAATGGAAAGTAATGGGTGGACTGCTCATACATTAGATGGTGGGTTAAGCTGCCAATTTGAACATACATTAGCCATTACAAAAGATGGTCCACGTATTTTGACGTTACAAAAAGATCACGCAGAAGACGTGTTGAACTAAGGGGAGGAAGTAAACATGGCAATTTTAGTAACAGGTGGAGCAGGATATATCGGTTCTCATACAGTAATCGAATTAGACAAAGCTGGATTTGACGTTGTTATTGTCGACAACTTTTCAAATAGCTCACCAGAAGTATTGAACCGTTTAAAAACAATCACAGGAAAAGATTTCCCGCTATATGAAGGAGACATTCTTGATCGTGATTTCCTAGTAACAGTTTTTGAAAAAGAAAACATCGATTCAGTGATTCATTTTGCAGGGTTCAAGGCTGTGGGAGAGTCTGTTGAAAAACCTTTAGAATACTATCACAACAACATCACAGGAACATTAGTGTTATTAGACGTAATGCGTCAATTTAACGTGAAGGATATCGTGTTCAGCTCAAGTGCAACTGTATATGGTATGAACAACGTAGTTCCTTTTAAAGAAGAAATGCCAACAAGCGCAACAAACCCTTATGGTTATACAAAAGTGATGCTTGAACAAATCTTAAATGATGTTGCTTTCTCAGATAGCAACTGGTCTGTCACAAATTTACGTTACTTCAACCCAATCGGAGCGCATGAAAGTGGATTGATTGGAGAAGCTCCAAACGGAATTCCAAACAACTTAATGCCATACATCACTCAAGTGGCTGTTGGTAAACGCGAATTCTTAAGTGTATTTGGTGACGACTACGATACACATGATGGGACTGGAGTTCGTGATTACATCCACGTTGTTGATTTAGCTCGTGGGCACGTACTTGCAGTTAAAAACAATGCGGCTCAAAAAGGTGCAAAAGTCTTTAACTTAGGAACTGGTATTGGATACAGTGTATTAGATTTAGTAAAAGCATTTATCGCAGAAAATGAAGTGGATATTCCTTATAAAATTGCACCTCGTCGTGCAGGGGATATCGCAACTTGTTATGCGGATGCGTCTAAAGCAAAAGAAGTGCTAGGATGGGTAACAGAAAAGAACTTGAACGATATGGTTCGCGACTCATGGAACTGGCAAAAGAAAAATCCAGAGGGCTATTAGAATCCCTTTGTATTATTAAGACTAGATTAATAGCAAGAACTCCTTTGGAGTTGTTATTATGGCAGAAATGGTAGGATACCAGCTTGAGCCTAAGGTCTCAAGCTTACCAAGCTTCAAAGGGAGAGTAGCGAATCATCGCAACTCTCCCTAATTCACATTGGTTATGATTTCCTACCATTGCCATAATAACTCCAAGGAGTTCTTTCTTTTGAATACAAACAAGGGGGATTCTAATAGTCCTCTGTGGAGGGAAAGAGAAGAGTGCTAAGAGTTTGTCGGAGTTGTTATTGTGGCAAGAATAGTAGGATAACGGTTTGAGCCTAAGGTCTCAAACCTACCAAGCTTCAAAGGGAGAGTAGCGAATAATCGCAACTCTCCCTAATTCACATTGGTTATAATTCCCTACTATTGCCACAATAACTCCGAGGAGTTTTATTTGATTTTCACTATTTTTCTAGTAACCTTCTGTCGCGGAAAGGGAAATGGTGCTTAGACTTTTTCTGGTAACCTTCTTCCATGGTGAAAAAGAGAAGTTTACTATGGTAAAATAGAGAAAAGTAATCAAGGGAGAATAGCGATGTCAGAAGGAGTAATTAATGCAATTGATCATTTATTGGAAATAATTAACCAATATCAAATAGAAGATGTGAATCCACAAATTAAAACTTTGATGAATTTAAAGGGATTTCTAGATGCAAATGGAATTCTTGATGAAAGAGAAAAGTTAGATGTGTACAAGTCGTTATTTCCGCCTCATGGAGGGTTGTCGGACATCTATTATTGGGATGATGACTTTGAGACAAGAAAAGAAGTCAATGATAGTATAGAGTCAGCGTTAAAAATTATTGCTAATTATTTATTAGACCGCTGACAGGAGAATCTATATATTTCTAATACTCCTCTGTGGTGATAAAAAAGAAACAGCTATTACGATTGAGTTCGTAATAGCTGTTTTGTTTATCTTTTTACACGTTTTAAGGCTTCTTTAAAAAGTGGATATATGATTGGAACTGCAATAATAGTAAGGGCGGCTGAACCGAAAGTCCCTGTAATCTTATTGATGGCTTGAATAAAGGCTGGAGCTAAGGCGAGACCTCCCACGATCACTCCACGTAAAAATGTATATTTAATAATATTCACAATTATTTTTGTGAGGGCTGCTAAAATACCAATTAAGATGATGTTTCTAATTTTGTCATCTTTCTTTAATGCTTTTTCGTAAACAAGATGGATGACTAAGCAGACAATTAATGATTCAAGAATGGTTTCCCAGACAACGGCAGCATAACCATTTAAGATATCAAAGACTCCAAGCCCGATGGTTGCAGCGAAGGCTCCTTGTTTTGTTCCAAATAATAAACATCCAACAACAACAAGTGCATTCCCAAAATGAACGAATTGTGTGGAAAATGGTATTTGAATTCTAAAGACACTAATACCTAAAAAAATTAAAGCTGCGAATAAGCTTGTTTGAACTAAATCTCTTAAATCTGTATTTTTCATAATGACACCTCAGTAGTAAATTTTGTGGTTAGCATTCCAAGTTTTTTCTCGATTGGAAGACCAAATGGAATTCGTTCAGGTTGTTGGCTGCTCAGTTGAAGCACTTCGTCGATGAATTTAAGTGTGAACGATAGGGCTTCTTCCACGGTCATGTCTTGAAGGATGCACGCAGTTGTTAGAGCGGCTAGTGTATCACCTGTACCGTAAAAATGATGCGGGTATTTTGCTATATAAAAATCAAAAAATGAATCCGATTCTTTATAATATAGCTGAACGCCTGTAACTTTCTCATTATCAGGACATCCAGTAATAATGATGGACGCTGGCCCAAGTTCGGCTAGTTTCTTAGCTAACTCTCTTGTAAAGTCCATCGTGATTTTTCCTTTTGGATAGGGCGTATCTGTCAAAAGACAGGCTTCTGTAATATTTGGATAAATCACATCAGCTTTTTGAATGAGTTTTCTCATGGCTTCAACATGTTCTTTTGTAAATCCGCTATACAGTTTTCCGTTATCCCCCATGATTGGATCGATAAAAATTTTCGTAGACTCTGGCAGTTTTTCAATGTTATCGACCATTAATTCAATTTGTTCTGTGTTTCGGAAGTATCCTGTCAAAACAGCATCTGGTTTTAATTCCAGATGCTCCCATTGGTAAAGGGACTGCCTCATAAATTCTGTTTGCTCCGCAATCGCGATATTATTGAATCCGCCGGTATGAGATGAAAGAAGTACTGTAGGCAGTAGAATCGTTTCAATCTGACAACAAGCGAAAATCGGGATAGCGGGTGCGAGTGCAACTTTGCCAATTCCTGGCAAGTCGTTTGCGATTAATATTTTTTTCATATCTATTCCTCGAGTTTCAATGTATCTGTATTGTAAAACGGGACAGGTGAGGATACAATAGAGATGAAAACAAACTGTACCGGTACAGTGGAGGTGTGTCATGTATCAATACCAGCAATTAGCTCAGTTATTAAAAGAGGAAATATTAATTGGGAATCTTCAAAAAGGAGATAAACTTCCCTCAATTCGAGAATTAGTTTCTCGATACGGGGTTAATAAGGATACGGTACAACGAGCCTTACGTAGTCTAAAAGATGAAAGTTTTATTTATGCGGTCGAAAAAAGTGGCTATTATGTATTAAAGAATTCTGAGCCGAAACCGTTGAAGGAATTTGAAGAAGACTATTCACAACTTCCGATTGAGGACTTGCGTATCTGCTTTAATCAATCGCTTGCTAGTGCGCATGATCTAAAATTAACTAAAAAAGAGCAAGCTTCTGGGATGGATGAATTGATTCATGCGTTAATGCCTATTTTAGAAGAGTATGGGGTATATGCTGCGAAGGAGCAACTAGTTATCACGACTGGAACTCAACAAGCACTCTATATTTTGTTACAGATGATTCAAGGGAAAAAGGTGTTGCTCGAACAACCGACTTATGCACGAATGAATGAATTGGTGAAGCATTTGAATATTCCGTACGAAACGATTGAACGGCAGATGGATGGTGAAATTGATTTAGACCGATTAGAAAAATTATTCGCGAGTGGAGAGTTTTCACTATTCTATACGATTTCTAGGTTTCATAATCCGCTAGGTGGAAGTTACAGCGAAGGCACCAAGAAAAAAATTGTAGAACTGGCGAGACGTTACTCTGTATATATTATTGAAGATGATTATATGGCAGACTTTGTAGAGGGGAATGCAACACCACTTCATTATTACGATATGGATGGACGAGTTATTTATGTAAAATCCTTTTCATCTATTTTGTTTTCAGCCTTGAAAATAGGGATTGTTGTCTTGCCCAAAGAATTGGTAGAAGCTTTTTCAATGAGAAAGCAATGGATGGATTACGATTCGAATGTGATGATGCAAAAAACATTTACGCTCTTCATTGAAAATGGAATGTTCGCGAAGCATCGTAAAGAAATGGTTGAAAAATATATCGAAAAAAGTAAGCGTGCTAAGAAGTGGCTTCTGACATCAGGTGTCAGTGAAGGAATCCTTCATGGGACGCAATGGGTGTTTAAGAAAACGCCGATGATGGATGAAAAGTTACAAGCGATGAATCTGAAAGCTAAAGTGCTTGATGATTACTTTATCTCGAAAAATGCACCGGCATTGGAACGGTTGGATTTGGCTAAAATCCGCGAAATTTAGGTAAAAAGAAAGGTTAACAATTTATCTAAAAAATTTGCAAATCTCACACTTATTTGGTATAGTAACTACAACAATAATCGATCTCTATAAGGGAGTAACTGGCAACCAATCGTTGCGATAATATCAACAGCAAGCGAATTCTCGCTGGTATTATCTTGAACAGTGAGACTTATGTTTATTATCAAAAGGATGATGGGCATAAGTCTCTCTTTTTATAGAAAAAGAAAAGGAGTGTATTTTGTTGGAACAACAAACAAAACCCGTATATTTACAGTCAGTGGAGGAAGTTTTTAACGAAGTTCAATCTAGCCCTGCTGGATTAAGTTCACAAGAAGTTGCTTCTAGACTTGAAAAATACGGCGCAAACACATTACAGGAAGGTAAGAAAAAATCACTTTTAGAAAAATTTGTGGATCAATTTAAAGATTTCATGATTTTAGTGCTTTTAGTCGCTGCGGTTGTTTCGATGTTTGCTCATAGTGGTGAACCAGATCCGACAGATGCCGTTATCATTTTAGCAGTTGTCTTACTGAATGCTATTCTAGGGGTATTCCAAGAATCAAAAGCTGAAGAAGCTATCGAAGCGTTGAAGAAAATGGCTTCACCTGTAGCAAGTGTTTTACGTGATGGACATGTGGAACACGTTAAAGGGGAAGATATCGTAGTCGGAGACATCGTTATCCTTGAAGCTGGGGATGTCGTGCCAGCGGATATGCGTTTATTCGAAGTAAACACTGTGAAAATTGAAGAGTCTGCTTTAACAGGGGAATCTGTTCCTGTTGATAAAGACTTAGTGATTCCTACAGGCGATGAAGTAGGAATTGGAGATCGTACAAATATGGCGTTCTCAAGTACAAACGTAACTTACGGCCGTGCTGTTGGTGTGGTTACAAGTACTGGTATGAATACAGAAGTTGGTAAAATCGCTAATATGTTAGCAAACACTGAAGAAGGTAAAACACCACTTCAAGAAAATCAAGATGCTCTTGGTAAATGGCTAACAATCATGATTTTAGTGATTGCTGTTATTATCTTCGTAGTAGGGATGCTTAGAGGAAATGAATGGACTCATATGTTATTAACAGCGATTGCGATTGCCGTTGCTGCAATTCCAGAAGGGTTACCAGCGATTTCTACAATTATCCTTGCATTAGGAACTCAAAAAATGGCGCAACGTAACGCGCTTGTTCGTAAATTGCCAGCGGTTGAAACATTAGGTGGAGTTGAAATTATCTGCTCCGATAAAACAGGAACGTTGACACTCAACCAAATGACGGTTGAAAAAATGGTTTATGACAACGAAATTCATGATGCGTCAGAAGAAATTTCTAAGGACAACATGGCGCTTCGTGTAATGAACTTAGCCAACGATACTAAGATTTCTCAAGACAATTCATTATTAGGGGACCCAACTGAAACAGCGATGGTTCAATACGGTCTTGATAAAAAGTATGATGTACGTGAAGAGTTAGTAAACATTCCACGTGT
This Granulicatella adiacens ATCC 49175 DNA region includes the following protein-coding sequences:
- the map gene encoding type I methionyl aminopeptidase, with amino-acid sequence MITLKSKREIDAMEESGALLASIHVQLRDFIKPGVTTWDIDQFVQRKIEEAGGSAPQIGYEGYKYATCQSINDEICHGFPRRKPLKSGDLVKVDFCVELKGALSDSCWSYIVGESTPEIDHLYEVTKKALYLGIQQAKVGNRIGDIGHAIQTYVESEGLSVVRDFIGHGIGPTIHESPAVPHYGEPGKGLRLKEGMVITIEPMVNTGTWKAEMESNGWTAHTLDGGLSCQFEHTLAITKDGPRILTLQKDHAEDVLN
- a CDS encoding pyridoxamine kinase, which gives rise to MKKILIANDLPGIGKVALAPAIPIFACCQIETILLPTVLLSSHTGGFNNIAIAEQTEFMRQSLYQWEHLELKPDAVLTGYFRNTEQIELMVDNIEKLPESTKIFIDPIMGDNGKLYSGFTKEHVEAMRKLIQKADVIYPNITEACLLTDTPYPKGKITMDFTRELAKKLAELGPASIIITGCPDNEKVTGVQLYYKESDSFFDFYIAKYPHHFYGTGDTLAALTTACILQDMTVEEALSFTLKFIDEVLQLSSQQPERIPFGLPIEKKLGMLTTKFTTEVSL
- a CDS encoding ECF transporter S component codes for the protein MKNTDLRDLVQTSLFAALIFLGISVFRIQIPFSTQFVHFGNALVVVGCLLFGTKQGAFAATIGLGVFDILNGYAAVVWETILESLIVCLVIHLVYEKALKKDDKIRNIILIGILAALTKIIVNIIKYTFLRGVIVGGLALAPAFIQAINKITGTFGSAALTIIAVPIIYPLFKEALKRVKR
- a CDS encoding ABC transporter ATP-binding protein, translating into MSKIKGPKRPENMKQTLADLWGYLWKSKMTLAVVVVCLIISSASGIIGTYAIRPLINDFIETGDLAGLAKMLGFIAIVYMLGATASYFSARLMVTVGQNTIEKMRSDLFNHIQGLPIRFFDTNKHGDLMSRFTNDFENIQNAFNNSMLMIISSTLQLVLTFVMMVILSPILTVLLIAMVFLMFQIVKQLGAKSGKQFAAQQAILGQVNGFVEEHIEGQKVVKVFNHEHKVLDEFNKLNIELQEAANNAQFYSSIMFPILGNISYVNYAITAAVGGYLVIINAMDIGGLASFLQFSRTFAQPLGQMSQQMNVLLSAMAGAERIFAILREEPELDEGTVTLDQRDPNQWYWVDGDKRIPVVGNIQLHNVDFGYVPGVRILKDINVWAEPGLKVAFVGATGAGKTTITNLINRFYEIDSGVITFDEIPVTKIKKDDLRKTISIVLQDTHLFTGTIADNIRYGNLDATDDEVIKAAKLANAHSFIKRLPQGYQTEITGDGEGLSQGQRQLLAIARAAVANPKVLILDEATSSIDSHTEALISRGMDQLMEGRTSFVIAHRLSTIRNADVIMVMDHGEIIERGDHESLMEKHGVYYKLYTGQIELD
- a CDS encoding PLP-dependent aminotransferase family protein gives rise to the protein MYQYQQLAQLLKEEILIGNLQKGDKLPSIRELVSRYGVNKDTVQRALRSLKDESFIYAVEKSGYYVLKNSEPKPLKEFEEDYSQLPIEDLRICFNQSLASAHDLKLTKKEQASGMDELIHALMPILEEYGVYAAKEQLVITTGTQQALYILLQMIQGKKVLLEQPTYARMNELVKHLNIPYETIERQMDGEIDLDRLEKLFASGEFSLFYTISRFHNPLGGSYSEGTKKKIVELARRYSVYIIEDDYMADFVEGNATPLHYYDMDGRVIYVKSFSSILFSALKIGIVVLPKELVEAFSMRKQWMDYDSNVMMQKTFTLFIENGMFAKHRKEMVEKYIEKSKRAKKWLLTSGVSEGILHGTQWVFKKTPMMDEKLQAMNLKAKVLDDYFISKNAPALERLDLAKIREI
- the galE gene encoding UDP-glucose 4-epimerase GalE; translation: MAILVTGGAGYIGSHTVIELDKAGFDVVIVDNFSNSSPEVLNRLKTITGKDFPLYEGDILDRDFLVTVFEKENIDSVIHFAGFKAVGESVEKPLEYYHNNITGTLVLLDVMRQFNVKDIVFSSSATVYGMNNVVPFKEEMPTSATNPYGYTKVMLEQILNDVAFSDSNWSVTNLRYFNPIGAHESGLIGEAPNGIPNNLMPYITQVAVGKREFLSVFGDDYDTHDGTGVRDYIHVVDLARGHVLAVKNNAAQKGAKVFNLGTGIGYSVLDLVKAFIAENEVDIPYKIAPRRAGDIATCYADASKAKEVLGWVTEKNLNDMVRDSWNWQKKNPEGY
- a CDS encoding LPXTG cell wall anchor domain-containing protein: MKFLFIVALLLGWFGYFTNNVFAEEIQKVNFSNLTEIQKANIQKGEYTELGNQDRILLVYAYDKGACQLPATLPNTGTNSNIIFMTLGVLVLTSAGYFVFSNKKHKNIVLTIGLVLSGALATSATISASEFTQEESCYKYIGYIRENVLVEATTETASSESDEEVTVETTTAETTTAETTTAETTTAETTTTVQTTEAPTTEAPTTASPVAEDPSTETTTSITPRPFPPGRGSRPPQ
- a CDS encoding ABC transporter ATP-binding protein; the encoded protein is MLKQILPFFSKYKKYPFLAFFAILIEVLCEVAQPIIMKQVIDEGIPNKDLGFIMQQGFVMILVAIVSLSAGVLGAKFASIAGTGVAAELRSAEMKKIQAFSFKNIDHFSNASLITRMTSDVNNIQNTAIMTMRILARAPMMFIFAIFFAVSINAQLSLVFMVAVPILVLSLALIISTAFPRFRKLQQATDGINRTLQENFIGIRVVKSFVRETFEKKKFGKENSTFRERALHAMYVVMWNNPIMQLTIYAVTIAVMWFGGGLVISGTMTTGDLISFISYITQILMSLMMISFVFVMLTMTKASMDRIFEVLDTNIDVEEPEYPITVDKVYGEVEFDHVHFSYGKQQDEEVLSNINFKIKPGEVFGIIGPTGSGKSSLVQLIPRLYDTTAGTVRVGGHDVREYRFADLRQNVSMVLQKNTLFSGTIRENLLWGNPDATEEEMIQAAKHAQAHDFIMEMPDGYDTRVEQGGSNFSGGQKQRLTIARAMLRKPAVLILDDSTSAVDTATDSKIREAFFNHLPDTTVIIIAQRISSIQGADNILVLDDGKVNGLGTHEELMETNDLYRDIYETQMKGAKGDE